One genomic region from Streptomyces sp. NBC_00582 encodes:
- a CDS encoding PP2C family protein-serine/threonine phosphatase, whose product MAGVDGERRGWLRGAPPPRWVRALPIALITAVCVATLVSPDPLDIGFLLGAIPPLAVLSYGPVATAVLGAVVVVMLNVPAFRLDDPGQTDLLTICFVAVLSVFVAFVRSRRDVQLDVERTIAEAAQQAVVPAVPERVGRVRCAGLYRAAERGTLVGGDFFDVRDSAHGVRAVLGDVQGHGLAAIATVASLMGAFREAVLDQPSLEAVAARLDRRLAVDSARVPHAELFATAVLLEFTPGADAVRVVVCGHPPPVLLRDGTATEVAVTPGAPLGLDLPDAPRPGGLLLPLCAGDRLFLASDGVWEARNTADVFYPLTDRLPGLTAGADPATTAVRVWADVLRHSPAVRDDVTMLVLAPWSPDR is encoded by the coding sequence GTGGCAGGAGTGGACGGGGAGCGGCGGGGCTGGCTGCGGGGCGCGCCGCCGCCGCGCTGGGTGCGGGCGCTGCCGATCGCGCTGATCACGGCCGTGTGCGTCGCCACCCTGGTCAGTCCCGACCCCCTGGACATCGGCTTCCTGCTCGGCGCGATCCCGCCCCTCGCGGTCCTGTCGTACGGGCCGGTGGCGACCGCCGTGCTGGGCGCGGTCGTGGTGGTCATGCTGAACGTACCGGCGTTCCGGCTGGACGATCCGGGGCAGACGGACCTGCTGACGATCTGTTTCGTCGCCGTGCTGAGTGTGTTCGTGGCGTTCGTGCGCAGCCGCCGGGACGTGCAGCTGGACGTGGAGCGCACCATCGCGGAGGCGGCGCAGCAGGCCGTGGTGCCGGCGGTGCCGGAGCGGGTGGGACGGGTGCGCTGCGCGGGCCTGTACCGGGCGGCCGAGCGCGGGACGCTGGTCGGCGGCGACTTCTTCGACGTACGGGACAGCGCGCACGGGGTGCGGGCGGTGCTGGGCGACGTACAGGGGCACGGGCTGGCGGCGATCGCGACGGTGGCGTCCCTGATGGGGGCGTTCCGGGAGGCGGTGCTCGACCAGCCGTCGCTGGAGGCGGTGGCGGCCCGGCTGGACCGGCGGCTGGCGGTGGACTCGGCGCGGGTGCCGCACGCGGAGCTGTTCGCGACGGCGGTGCTGCTGGAGTTCACGCCGGGCGCGGACGCCGTACGGGTGGTGGTGTGCGGGCATCCGCCGCCGGTGCTGCTGCGCGACGGTACGGCGACGGAGGTGGCGGTCACCCCGGGGGCGCCGCTGGGCCTGGACCTGCCGGACGCGCCCCGGCCCGGTGGGCTCCTGCTGCCGCTGTGCGCCGGTGACCGGCTGTTCCTCGCCTCGGACGGGGTGTGGGAGGCGAGGAACACCGCGGACGTGTTCTATCCGCTGACCGACCGGCTCCCCGGCCTCACCGCGGGCGCGGACCCGGCGACGACGGCCGTGCGGGTCTGGGCCGATGTCCTACGGCACTCCCCCGCCGTCCGCGACGACGTCACGATGCTCGTCCTCGCGCCCTGGAGTCCGGACCGGTGA
- a CDS encoding GNAT family N-acetyltransferase, translating to MTDLVIRALDERDAHLFDTLPDPLGNAEAFRNATYRPHWKRVALRDGRVVARAAWWGGPDDTEPLTVEWFDFADGEEEAGAELLRTAPWQVGLELVLPGGWREDPALRAAAETRHAAARAAGQTLLVERFVYRWTPSCGLPERPGRLTFAPEPDDAVFFDALRRIHSVTLDAHARKAVAEGGLDQAAQEELDFFRWCPSPREWWQVARTPEGDLAGIHIPAHNPSGPCVGFIGVLPEHRGHGYAYDLLAECTHHLVERGAEFIAAATDQGNFPMAAHFTRAGYPVVRERANFAPS from the coding sequence TTGACCGATCTGGTCATCCGCGCGCTCGACGAGCGCGACGCCCATCTGTTCGACACCCTGCCCGACCCGCTGGGCAACGCCGAGGCGTTCCGCAACGCCACCTACCGGCCGCACTGGAAGCGGGTCGCCCTGCGCGACGGACGGGTCGTCGCCCGCGCCGCCTGGTGGGGCGGGCCCGACGACACCGAACCGCTCACCGTCGAGTGGTTCGACTTCGCCGACGGCGAGGAGGAGGCGGGCGCCGAACTCCTGCGCACCGCACCCTGGCAGGTCGGTCTGGAACTGGTCCTGCCCGGCGGCTGGCGCGAGGACCCGGCCCTGCGGGCCGCCGCCGAGACCCGCCACGCCGCCGCCCGTGCCGCCGGCCAGACCCTGCTCGTGGAGCGCTTCGTCTACCGCTGGACCCCGTCGTGCGGACTGCCCGAGCGTCCCGGCCGGCTGACCTTCGCGCCCGAACCCGACGACGCGGTGTTCTTCGACGCGCTGCGCCGCATCCACTCCGTCACCCTCGACGCCCACGCCCGCAAGGCCGTCGCGGAGGGCGGACTCGACCAGGCCGCCCAGGAGGAGCTGGACTTCTTCCGCTGGTGCCCGTCCCCGCGCGAGTGGTGGCAGGTCGCCCGCACCCCCGAGGGCGACCTGGCCGGGATCCACATCCCGGCCCACAACCCCTCCGGCCCCTGCGTCGGCTTCATCGGCGTCCTGCCGGAGCACCGCGGCCACGGCTACGCCTACGACCTGCTCGCCGAGTGCACCCACCATCTCGTCGAACGGGGCGCGGAGTTCATCGCCGCCGCCACCGACCAGGGCAACTTCCCGATGGCCGCCCACTTCACCCGGGCCGGCTACCCGGTCGTACGGGAGCGGGCGAACTTCGCACCGAGCTGA